One window from the genome of Chloroflexota bacterium encodes:
- a CDS encoding 2-oxoacid:acceptor oxidoreductase family protein: protein MLIKTIFAGFGGQGVLSMGLGLAQAAMMEGKNVTYLPSYGVEVRGGTANCTVAVSDEEIASPVASAPEFVVAMNQPSLVRFQNQVQSGGVLFFNSSLIKAEVSRGDIELVGVLAGRIAEELGSPRSANMVMLGAFTKKSNLVSIDTLIEGLKSTLKNKTKLIAVNKKALIAGYELF, encoded by the coding sequence ATGCTGATTAAGACGATCTTTGCTGGATTTGGAGGCCAGGGGGTACTTTCCATGGGACTTGGCCTGGCTCAGGCAGCTATGATGGAGGGCAAAAACGTGACGTACTTACCCTCCTATGGTGTTGAGGTTCGCGGTGGTACTGCCAACTGCACGGTAGCCGTATCGGATGAAGAGATTGCCTCACCGGTGGCTTCGGCACCGGAATTTGTTGTTGCCATGAATCAACCTTCCCTGGTCAGATTTCAGAATCAGGTCCAATCAGGAGGCGTATTGTTTTTCAATTCTTCGCTGATCAAGGCTGAAGTCTCCCGTGGCGACATCGAGCTTGTTGGAGTTCTGGCAGGCCGTATTGCTGAGGAATTGGGCAGTCCCAGATCGGCCAACATGGTGATGCTGGGGGCATTCACCAAGAAAAGCAATCTGGTCTCCATTGATACCCTGATTGAAGGACTGAAAAGCACCTTGAAGAACAAGACAAAGTTGATTGCCGTCAACAAAAAAGCGCTGATAGCAGGATACGAACTCTTCTAG